In Gammaproteobacteria bacterium, the DNA window TCAGCGCCCAGCGAAATGTCGTTGCCCGGCGCGAGCTTAACGTACGCCTTCTTCCAGTCAGAGCGGCGTCCGCGGCGCGCGCCGTGGCGCTTCAGCTTGCCCTTCACGTTCAACACCCGCACCTGCGTGACCTGCACACTGAACAGCATCTCTACCGCATGCTTTACTTCGCGTTTGGTGGCGTCCGGCAACACTTTGAACACATGCTGGCGCACACTGTCGGCCGTCAGGGTAGACTTTTCCGACACGTGCGGGGCAAGCAGAACTTTCATCAGCCGTTCCTGACTCATGCCAGCCATGCCTCTACCCGATTGAGCGCGGCTTTCGTCATGACCACGTTATCGAACCCAATTAGATTCACGGGATTCAGACCGG includes these proteins:
- the rplW gene encoding 50S ribosomal protein L23 is translated as MAGMSQERLMKVLLAPHVSEKSTLTADSVRQHVFKVLPDATKREVKHAVEMLFSVQVTQVRVLNVKGKLKRHGARRGRRSDWKKAYVKLAPGNDISLGAE